The Haladaptatus cibarius D43 genome contains the following window.
GCTCTCAATGGTCGCTGATATCGAAGATGAACCACGGGAAGTCGAGCCGCTCCCCAACATCGACTTCAACATCCGACAGGGGAATTCCCTGATCGGGTTCACTGAAGTCGAGGAAGTCGCGACTGACGACGGTGACGCGTCTTTAAACAACTACGGTGGTGGCGTCGGCGCGAGCGTCAAAAAGATGTACGACGACGTCATCGAGGCCATCGAACGACACCAAGACGCGAAATCAGCAGACGAAGCAACAACTGCTCGAAACTTGGCCGAGTCCCAGATTGCAGTCCATAACCAGAGTCTCAACGAGAAAGTCATAGAACAGTTCCGCACCGCTGGCGTCACGGGTGTCGATGATGTCGCCGATTTCAGTCCGTTTCACTGGGTGTTAGAGTTCGCACCGGTCTATCGAGACGGTGGATTTGATGTAATCATCGGCAACCCACCGTGGGAGGAACTGAAGCCATATCGAACTGATTTCTTCCCCACGTATGATGCGACGTTTCGTTCGCGTGAGCCGGCTGGACGGGATACGAAGGTCGAAGAACTACTTGAACGCCCCGAGGTAGCCACGAAGTGGGAGGCGTACCAACGGAACATTGACCAACGGGCACAGTACATTAACCAAGGAGCGGCGTACGAGTACCAGACGCCGTCGGTCGAAGGCCAGAATGTCTCTCGCACGAACGACCTGTCGCTACTGTTTTTCGAACGAGTGTACCATCTCGCACAGGATGGAGCATACGTCTCACAGATACTACCTGGACCTATTTTCAACGCAGCGGCAGGGAAGGACCTTCGAATCAATATGCTCGAAAGTTCCGAGGTTCAGCACGTCATTGGTTTCGAGAATCACGGTATTTTCCAAGCAGTGGACAATCGATACAACTTTGGAATCGTCACATTCCGTAATCAGGGGCAAACGAACTCGGTGCGTGGTATCTTCCATCAAACTTCCTTAGAGGTACTCAGAACATTGGATACCGTCGCGTTGGACATCCCGGTTCAGACGCTTCAGCAGTACTCACCATCTGCGCGTCTGTTTCCGAACGTTCAGCAGCAAACCGAAGTTGATGTCCTGACCAAGATTCTTCAACATCCGCCCGTTGCTGACGATCTGGATGATCGATGGCGTGCTGTCTTGTATAAGGAACTCGACCGAGGCCGAGACCGTGACCGATTTATCAGTGATCCCGATAAGGGAGACTATCCCGTATACGAAGGAAAGAATGTCTTCCAGTACTGCTACGATAACACTCATTGGGAGGATCTTGAACCAGTCTCGTTCTGGAGTGTAGACGAAAACGACAGCGACCGAAGCGCAAAACGGCGGATTCGAGGGCAAAACTTCCGGTCTCGAAACTCGAAGGTTAGCTTGAAGAAGGCAATTTACGAGAAATTCTCGGACTCGTCCGAGTTCGACCACATTAGCACCAGCTCGCAGAAGAAGTTTGTGAACACGCTTCTCACGGAGGAATTCGAGAGACCAGAACTCAGCGAAGAGGACGTCCGACTCCACTGTACCGAATATCGACTCGTCATCAGAGAAGTTGCTCGGGCAACCGATGAACGGACGCTCATCGCCGCTGTGATTCCGAAGGATGTAGTTGTTGTCCACACGCTCTATACGATTCGACCACTCGAAGTAAATCCGACGAGAGACGATTTAGGCGACTATCCAATGCACGGTGCGTACGATCGTGTGTTCACTGACGCCGAGTTGTTTGCTGCAGTAGGACTGTTAAATAGCGTCCCGTTCGACTTCTTGATGCGGACGAAGGTCGATTCACATGCATCAAAATACAAGTTCGAAGAATCACAGCTTCCACGACTGACCGCAGGCGACGACTGGTTCGAATATATTTCGTCTCGGGCGGCACGGCTGAACTGTTATGGTGATGCATTTGCCGAGATGCGCGACCGACTCGGTGGTATCGACTCTGCGACCTGTTCCAGTACAAGACACCGTCTACGGACAGAAATCGATGCAGCGTCGTTTCACGCGTACGGCTTCAGTCGTGAGGAAGCCGCGTTCGTTCTCGACGATTTCCACCGGGTTTCGAACCCCCGTGTTATGACTGACAAGTACTTCAGTGACGTACTGGCGATGTACGATGAACTGGCGGCTTCTGGACCCTACAGTTGAGCGAGATTGAGTGCTTGAGCGTTACTTAGTGTATAGCACTCAGTGCTCGTCGAGTCATCGCCCCGTCGACGTTTAGATACTGACGGGCGGTTTTGAGATCTTCCCACCCAAACATGGCGCGGAGAGCTGTGAGGTCTAAGCCCCTCCCTGCGTGGTAGGAAGCAGCAGTGGCCCGGAGTCCGTGAGGAGAAGTTGCATCCGTTGGCAATCGTGGAGCGGCTTCGAGAGCTGTTTCGACGCGGCGTTGGAGCGTTGAGAACGAGTACGGCCATCCGTCGTGTGTGTTCGAGAGGAGTTCGAGCGTGACTCGAACTCGGGAGGAGAAGTGGAACGGGACGGAGCGTACGGCGGCTGGTGTTTTTGGAAGCCAGTATCGGTCTGCGAGTTCTTCGAACGATTCGTCGGCTCCGTGTCGGAGTCGTTGTTCGACTGCTTGTCGACAGTAGCCGCAGAGACCGCCGTTCTGTCCTTTTTGGCAAATGTGGTGTTCTGGGATGTGAATCATCTCTCTATCCCAGTCGATCCATGAGTTACTGAGGTGCGTGACTTCTCCCGGCCGTAGACCGAGCCGTCCGCCGAGTAGAATGGTTGCGCGTGCTTCTAGTCGTCGTTCGGTGTGGCAGATGCGGTTCGCACCCTCTAGTAGCAGTTCGAATTCATGCTCGGTGAGCGCTTTTTCTCGTGTAGCAGGCACAAATTAATGGGTAGATTGTAGCCGTGTATTCTATTCTATCGCACTCTCATTTCCTACGCTATCTTACAGCTTATTCATGAAAACCAGTGTTTCACAATTGTGTGAATCATGTACCACATCAGATGGTTTCGCACTTAATGAGAGATAGGGAATAAAGGTAGTTATCAGCTATCTCACGAGCATTACAAGTTTAGGGAGGTATCAAGCTGTGATGCCTATGGGACTCTGGCTGATGAGATACCGATTGAAGAATTACTAGCGAAATTGGACGGGTGGTTGTCGGAGTTGAAGAGATTGAGGACGGCCTGATTTGCAGAAAGCTTTTACTGCAACATGTGCCAAATATAATATATGTCTCCAACAAGACGTACATTCCTCCAATCCGCGGTAAGTGCGGCCGGTGTGGCCACCGGGCTTGAACTCACTAGTGATACCGCGAGTGCTAAATCAGTCAATCAGCACTTCGATGTAGGCCGTCTCCCTGAGTCGATTACGTTTCTGACGCATCCAAAGGCACGAGAGCATGAGGCTTGGAAACTTGCGTGTAATCTCCGAGACGCAGAGAACGCAATGGATAGTGGACTACGACAATACACTACACAGGACTTCGAGGCGCTCTTTACCACATCATCTGCAGCACGAACCGACCTGCGAAGTGTGGGTCGATTACTTGAAGCACTCCACGAACATGGTATCGCAACCTACATTGACGAAAATTATCTCTATGCACTCGGTGGGAAAGCGGATATTGCACTCCGATATGCACCACTGATCGGAAGTATGAACAATGTACTACGGGCAGCAGAAAAGTTCGCGAATGCTTCCAAAAGAAATCGAGGAAACGAATACGAACTGTTCGTAATAGCTATTGTCTGTTTCTGCCTTGAGGTAGGATTGTTTTACGTTGGTGCGCCCTATAAACTCGCGTGGAAAGGCACACATCAGCTATTCTTTGCCCGGAGTGGAACGCTTTTCCGACTTGCCCGTTACGGCGGTGACCGATTTGTGGGGTTCATTATGAGTGAAGTTCACTACGAACTTCGAGAGGCATTATTCGACGATGCCATTACTGCCGACAAAGCACAGTGGATAGTTGACAATGTGAACAAAAATCACGAGATTCCAGAGTTCACCAGCATCCGCAATGACAGCGCAAAGTATGTCGGTGAGGTGGAGGGGTTCACGAAGGACGATCTAAAACAGTATGAGTTTGCAGAGGAGTTCGTTGGCGGCCTCGAGAGCGTAAGCACAGCCGCGATAAGTGAAGTTGTCGAGTTGTTCTCAACTACGGTTACCTGGTTGAATAAAGGTGGGTCAAATAACAAGACAAACCAGGGATTGGTACTCAAGCCCGACTCAACATGGAATACTAAAGATCAGTAGACCAAAGCCGTCGAGCGTTCCGAAGTGGAGGGTGTAGTCCCAACTGCACGGGTATTTCTCATTTGTTGTTTTGCAAACGCAGAGATGGAGCAATCTCAACGAGTGCGATCCAGTCGGTGGCTGGCCCACTGCGATGGACAGCTGTCGGCGTTCATGGAAGCAACGAGCGCCGTCGAAGAGGTACGGACGACTGGCCATGGCGTGGTCGGTGTTGGTCTCGGGGGATCCAACGTCGAATCTCGAAGTGATGTTTAGGATGTAGAACTACACGCTCGCAGTGCTGGACGGATGGCGGATGCTCTCGTCAAGCGCTATTGAGCCGAGATGCCTGCGGCACTTTGAGAAATGAATCTAGTAAAACCGACTCATGAAGAGTGGAGTATCGAACGGTTATCACTGGTCTTCGGTAGTTTGAACGGCCTTGCGGGAGGGTATCTCCTCCTCGCCGGTCTGGGTGGCCTAGTCGAAGCACCCGTCACTTGAGTAGAAAGACATGGCCGATGGGTAATCGACGAACCGACGCGGACGTGATCGACGTGGTCATTGATGCTGTCCGCGAGCGAGTCGGCGATTTGCCTTGGACGGACGTCCGGCTTTGTTTATATCCCGTACTGGATCCCGTCACATACTTCAGCGGTTGTGAATCGACGGGCAATGCCGCTCTACCGAAGATTTCGTATGAATACGGAGTTCAGCAGTCACCGAGTCTAAAACGTGCTCCAGTGACATTGAACCAGCATCAATCCGGTACTGAAGCTTCGTCCGGCAGAGTCAGATAATTCCCAGTTTTATCCATTGAACTCTTGACAATAGTGCTAATATCCTTTGCTTCGTTTCTGCTCTATGGACAGAGTTGACATCCATTTTGAAGCCCCAAATGATTTTGAGCGAATCAAAATTGATATGCAAGATGTCCAAATCCCGCTCTTAAATATTGAGTCGGATGTTTTCCCAATTGTTGATATAAAAAAGTTCTTGGCTAACGACACTGTTAAGGATCGTTTCAAATTCAATGAAGAAGGTGACTTCTGGGAAATAAAGTCAGATAATATTCATACTAACTGGTCAATCAATCTCCCACCGAACTCTAATATAAAAATCCCCAATCATCGGATATACAGAATATTATTAAAATATCCAATATGTTCTGTAGAAAAATTAGATACTATTAGATCCAAATCATCAAATGAGTATGGAGGTCAGATAATTTCATTTAAAATAGGGTATGATGAAGTGCAGACTATCTCTGAACCAGTTCATAATTTTATCGAAGAAACAAGATATATCGAAGATATTGATTGCTGGAAAATTTCGTACTTTGAGGGCCAATATGATGAAAAGGACAAAATAATCTTTGCTTCTGTCAACTTGGTTCCAAACTGTAGTATGGTTTTCGCCGTCTAACTCAGACCGGTATAAAAGCTAATTCCCTCTGAATCATACATCTTTGGTGCTTGTACACCTATTGCCTTTCCGTTATATTTTTGAGTAGCTATTCCAGCCATATACAACTCTGTCCGATTGAGATGTTCATTTTCGAATTCCTCATATATCGGCGATCCGGAATCACCAAAGAATTGAGCTACATCTACTTTTAGTGCATCAGTTATATGTGATGCATCTGACGCATTACAGGTTATTACGTGTGTGTCGCTTTCTAAAGCGCCAAATCTCTTCCCAGACACCTGACCATTTTTATATACTCCCTTCCTTGCTGAAACAAAATCATCAATCCTCTGCCATGTCATCCGTCCATGTATCTGACCCTGTTGATTAACGATTCTATTTGTAAACCCATCCACATCACTGTCAGAAACTTCTGGAACGACGGCAACCTCTAAATATTGCCATGCACCCTGAACGTTCCCGAAAAATTCATCATCATTATGATAAGCGGCTGCACCCCGTAGGTCACCAACATAGCACCGCTTGTGTCGATCTTCAACGTCGGGAGCAAAAAGATGACGCGCAGTCATCATACAAACCATATCATTCCATTTTACCCGGCAGGTGAGTGTACCTGTACTAGAATACGAACCTCCGGCCATCCCTCCTTTTAGGTATGTTGCGGTGTCTTCTAAATTTTTGTATTCTCCCACCTCAATAGGTATGTTATCTATACTCTCTGGAAACTGTGATGAAATAGCTACTTGCGTTGGATCGTCAACTCTTATGATTATCTTTTGCTTATATCGATTTAATCCTTTATGCTTTTCATCTGTTGTGGTTCTTTCGAGCGATTTTACGTTTGAGAGACCTGAATATCTATTTTTTAGTTTTTGCAGCACACTCCGTGCTCGAAGATTGTAATCCCACCACTGAGCATTGACATCCTTGTATCTAACAATTTGATCTCCTTTGGCGTGAATTGGTATCTGAACACTTGTCTCCCCGCCTCGAACAATGTTGGGAAGGCTTCCGGTTCCTATTATTCCAAATGCACCATATCCTGTCGTTTTCAACACCTTTCGACGTGAGAGGATCTGCTTTGAAGAGCTTGGTTCTACCATCAGCAATATATTGATTGAGATTAATATAAGTCTTTTTATTAAATTATTATATAATTAAAATATTCAAGTAATTGTAGAAGATACCCAGCGAGCAAAAACCAACTTCCGAGTCGGTGGACGTGCTCTTGGCCCCGCTGCTCTAACTGGCGGATGTAACGCTCAGTATACCGGTCAATGAGCGTTCACGAGACATGCCCATCCAAACATAGATTGCATCACTGTCTGTCGTGCTGAGTGCGACGTCGCTGTCGCTGTAGAATACGGGGCTGTCCTCGTGGACATGCCAGCGACACGCCACTGCTTACATGTCGTACTCTTGCCCGACCCCGGCCGTCCTAACACCACTACATCGTCACCAGCGAGCAACCTTGCTCGGAGATCGTCCACCACCGTTTCTGACTCGTCGTCACGACTGCGACGCTCAAACGCATACCCTGCTCGAACGTCCGCGAAGTCGAATCCAATGCGCCAGCATCGTTTCACGTCGCGGGTCGCCTCGAAATCTACGCTCGACAATTGCTGAAATCCTTCCAGATGCGGGTTGGTCGTTCTACTGTCAGACACTCCACCCTCTACTTCTCGGATTACCGTTTCAAGATACGCTCGCGTCTCGTCGTGTTCGTCAGCGACGTGCGACTGGGTCTCGTCGTGCGCCACTTCGACAGACATCTCCAGCGTACGCAATTCCGCTTTGAACACGTCCCTGAACCTCTCACGCTGTCGCTGGACTTCGATGAACTCCTGGGCGTACTCAAGCAGTAACCGGAGGCCGTGTTCGGCGTCGGTCGCGGCGATTTCCAGCTCGATGTTCCGAACAAACGCATCAACCACCGCCTCAGCGTCCACAAGGTCGCTGTCAGTCGCCGTCCGCAGACGTGCGGCGAAATCGCGCCGAGCAGTCTGTTCAACCTTCTGCTCAAACGCGTCCAAGTCTTCGGCGGGCAGGTCAGAGTGAAATAACGCGTCGAAGTCGTCTGTGTCGAGTCCGTACTCGGTGGCGGTTCTCTTGGCCGCACTGTCGAAACACCCCCGGAAATCGTCAGCCGAAAGCGCGCCGTAGCCACGCTGAAGCCCGTCTGCAACAAAGTTTCCAGCGACGCCGACGACAAGCGACGAAACCGGCTCCATATTCCCGGTTTTGTTACCAGCCGATAATAACAATTTCCGTCGGTGCGACACTTCTTGAAAGACGAACGATGTTCCTGACGTTACGGCTACTTGATAAATGCCCCGATAAGGCGGCCAACCACCCCATTTAGGCCCCAACATGGCATCCCCGAATAATGAACATCGCCGAGAGTGGTACTCCGTCACTAGGAATGGGTTCACTTCGCCGTCGTCGTTGTCGACGAGTGCGAGAAAGTTAGCATATCTGAGAACATTCGTTCGGTGATGGTCAACGTATCGTTGGTGAGTGGGTCTCTGCTTTTCAAGCGTTTGCGCGCTACACTTCCCTACACGGTCAATATCTCTGACAGGGAGATACGCGACCACATAGAGGCTGTGATAACAGTTCGAGAACGCTACTTCCGTTTCCACGGATTATCTTCCCGGGAGAAATTATTTGATTAGTGGGGTTTTCTATGGCGATATGCCTTTCCGCGGTCGTCGTGACGGTCGCCCAGTTGTCCCTGCTATCGTTGAGGATGGAGAAGACGTCACTTGTCCTGTATGCGGTGGTACCATGTACCCTCGTTCGACACCAGAGAAAGCCCGCCACTTTTATCACGTGTCTAACACCGTTGGCCGACGCTGTTCGAGTGGCGGCGAGTCAAAGACACACGAGCGCGCGGTCGCTCGTGTTGAGGTCGCCCTTCACCAGCAATTCGGAGAAAACAACGCCTGCATCGAGACGGAAGCGGAAGTCGATGTGGACGAGATTCCAACACCCGTAACCGAACGCCGCGCCGACGCACTCGCGACGTTTGACGATTGGAACCTCTACTTCGGAAAGGGACTCGCCGTTGAGGTGCAGCACAGCCACGAGGATAAGGATTTTCAGTAGGTGACGCATGACTACTTGGCTGCTGGTTACTCGGTTGTGTGGATACGCGCGGCAACAGTCCTTCTTGATACGTTCGACTACGACGCGATCGGTTGAGCAAGACGACGGCTCTGGACATGCCCAGCGGACGAGCAAGGCACACCATTATACAGATTGCCAGCTATTCCTATACAACGGCGAACACGCGTGGGAGCGAGTGCCGTCCTATGCCCATCCCCGTGGCCAGGACGACCTGATCACGTACGATATCTGTGCCGATCAACAGTGCGAGCTGCGTCGAGTCCACGAACCTGACGGCAGTTACACTTTTACCGAGAGTGATGAGTACGGCCCTGACTTCCCCCTGAAAGCACTCAAGAATACGATCGTCCGCGAATACGATCATGATCCGTTCTGGAAGTGGGCAGGAAACAAGTACCATTCCGCGCAGGTGGAGAAACTGCTTGCGACACGACCTGAGATAGAGCGTTGTTGGGGTCCGAAGGGGTTTCACGAATGGGGGCGTCGAGAAACGCTCTGGACAAGCCATTCGGACCAGCCGCTTATCGAACACCGTGAATGTATGTACTGCCCCGTTCGGTTAGTGACAAATCACCGAGGGTGTTCTGGGCACAGTACCTTCTGTCTCTACGGTCGAGAACCGAACATTGACTGGGACAACGTGTACTTCCAAGCCAGCCCACCCGAGTGCGATCACTACCTCTACGACGAGGACGCGATTGAAGACTACTGCCCAAAGTGCGGCGCGACGATGAAAGCACCTGATACAACTCTCCGCGACCACACGAGTTGGATTCCACCGTAAACGGGGAGCCAGTAACTCACTCCAGATCGCAGGACTCGTTGTAAGCTTGTAGTGAAAATTCAATTCTCTCTGGTCGAGATTGCCCGCTTCCATATCTTTGCACTCTCGTTGATTTCGGATGCCAAACTCTCTGCCCGTTCAATCCCGACTGCTTCGAGTCCCGTAACGATATTTGGTACGTTTTCGCCGTCCGCCAGGGCGTTGAGTCCAGACCCCTCAACGAACTCCATAACGTCTTCTTGTACATTTGAATCGCTGAACGCCTCTAGTGTTGTTTGATCTATTTCGAGTGGGAGGAAGTAGACCAACTCCCCGGATTTTACAACCTCTAACAAGTTCACGTTCTGTGCCGTGATTGCCTTCAGGTAGTCCTGTTCTGTGAACTGATCTGACCCCGCCATGATTTTATCCGCAGCAGTACCGAACTTCCCTTTCTCGTCGACGCGAGAGGTCGCTCGTCGAAAATCGATGAGTGCGATTAGGGGCATGAACGCTCGATATTCCTCGTCGTATCTGTCGTAGATATTCTGTTGAACCCACTCTTCGAGATCTGACTTTGTAGCATCACCGAGCCCCTCCTCCTCAACGACCCACGGGGGAATTACCCAGGTAAATGCCGAAACCGCTTGTGCGTCAAAATCGTCCCTGATTGCTCTCCGGATGAATCGAGAATCGTTCTTTCCGCTGGTTGTCTCCCCCCCATCAGTCAATTCGTTCCCTTCACTGATGGTTTTCTCTACGTTTTGCGGTGGAAGTGGCGGTCCACTCTGGTTGGTGAAATTCAGCAACAAGAAGTGTGACGAGTCGGTTTGACTGTTCAGCAACGAATACGGATCGATATCCCGTGCCTCCAAGATTCGCGTCACTCGCGCGTATTCGGTGAGATCCTCCTCAGCATTACCCAACTCCCGGCGAAGTTCATTGTACTGCTCGTTGTCTTCCTCCGCCTTATTTGGTGATAGGAAATCAAGGAGCGCGAGACCATGTCGAGCGAGGGTGAAAATGGTACTCAGTACCGTTGTTGCCCCCAGAACTTCAGCTCGTGAATACCCGGTGTATCTCGGAGCGAAGAGAAGCGCGACGACGACGAAGACAATGATGGCGATGACGGTAACAACGAACCCGTTTCGCCGAGTCCACCACTTATCCATCTACAGACAGGTTCGGGTACAGCTACTTGAATCACCCTACTTCCGTTGGTGCGGTAGACAAACTCCAAGCACTCCGGCGATGAGGTTCCACAAATCGATTGATTTCGACCAAGTTCCAACGCATATCCACGATACATACTCAATTGCACGGACTGACGTTCACTTACACCCCGCTTTCGTGAACGTTATTACGCAACACTGTTAGGTATTATCACATGGCAAGCCTTCCATCGCTGTTCGAGACGTTTCTCATGGGTATTCGTCCATCTGAACAGCACATTGAGGACTACAAACAGGGGCACGAAGCTTTGCGTACACTCCTCCGATCAGACGACACGGTCACGGACTTCTATGTTGGTGACTTTCTCCAAGGGAGTTACCGACGGTGGACTGCCGTTCGCCCGATCGGAGACGAGAAATCGGATGTTGACATCGTTCTGGTGACGGATTTGGACAAAGAGGAAGTGACTCCGGAAGAGGCGATGGCGAAGTGTGAACCATTCCTCGAGGAGCACTACGATGGGCAGTGGTCTAAAAAAGACCGAGCCTACCAGATCGAGCAAGATGATGTCGAAATCGACCTCGTCTTGACTGCCGCTCCCAGCGAGGCGGCGAAGGACGCAGTCCGACCGGACGGATCAATAGGCCAGTTGGCAGTCGGAGAGGGACTAGATATCGAACAAGGAGTGAATATCAATCAGTCGAGTGAGGTGGCAGAGGCGTTTGGACTGACATTTAACGCACACGATGAGGAGTGGAGAGACGAACCACTCGATATTCCCGATCGTCGA
Protein-coding sequences here:
- a CDS encoding Eco57I restriction-modification methylase domain-containing protein, giving the protein HFQRLHDEGQGWRLTSRTRDELETIQKRHGNESLHAKREIILSNLYGVDIDDGAVEICKLRLWLSMVADIEDEPREVEPLPNIDFNIRQGNSLIGFTEVEEVATDDGDASLNNYGGGVGASVKKMYDDVIEAIERHQDAKSADEATTARNLAESQIAVHNQSLNEKVIEQFRTAGVTGVDDVADFSPFHWVLEFAPVYRDGGFDVIIGNPPWEELKPYRTDFFPTYDATFRSREPAGRDTKVEELLERPEVATKWEAYQRNIDQRAQYINQGAAYEYQTPSVEGQNVSRTNDLSLLFFERVYHLAQDGAYVSQILPGPIFNAAAGKDLRINMLESSEVQHVIGFENHGIFQAVDNRYNFGIVTFRNQGQTNSVRGIFHQTSLEVLRTLDTVALDIPVQTLQQYSPSARLFPNVQQQTEVDVLTKILQHPPVADDLDDRWRAVLYKELDRGRDRDRFISDPDKGDYPVYEGKNVFQYCYDNTHWEDLEPVSFWSVDENDSDRSAKRRIRGQNFRSRNSKVSLKKAIYEKFSDSSEFDHISTSSQKKFVNTLLTEEFERPELSEEDVRLHCTEYRLVIREVARATDERTLIAAVIPKDVVVVHTLYTIRPLEVNPTRDDLGDYPMHGAYDRVFTDAELFAAVGLLNSVPFDFLMRTKVDSHASKYKFEESQLPRLTAGDDWFEYISSRAARLNCYGDAFAEMRDRLGGIDSATCSSTRHRLRTEIDAASFHAYGFSREEAAFVLDDFHRVSNPRVMTDKYFSDVLAMYDELAASGPYS
- a CDS encoding site-specific integrase, coding for MPATREKALTEHEFELLLEGANRICHTERRLEARATILLGGRLGLRPGEVTHLSNSWIDWDREMIHIPEHHICQKGQNGGLCGYCRQAVEQRLRHGADESFEELADRYWLPKTPAAVRSVPFHFSSRVRVTLELLSNTHDGWPYSFSTLQRRVETALEAAPRLPTDATSPHGLRATAASYHAGRGLDLTALRAMFGWEDLKTARQYLNVDGAMTRRALSAIH
- a CDS encoding SMODS domain-containing nucleotidyltransferase → MASLPSLFETFLMGIRPSEQHIEDYKQGHEALRTLLRSDDTVTDFYVGDFLQGSYRRWTAVRPIGDEKSDVDIVLVTDLDKEEVTPEEAMAKCEPFLEEHYDGQWSKKDRAYQIEQDDVEIDLVLTAAPSEAAKDAVRPDGSIGQLAVGEGLDIEQGVNINQSSEVAEAFGLTFNAHDEEWRDEPLDIPDRRLDEWDCTHPLATIEWSYKKNDRTDGYYVNVVKAIKWWRRTQVTEPVRPRGYPLEHLVGECCPDEIDSVAEGICLTFETIEQRFATEGINEESPTLPARGLPDIDVFARIDGEDFATFHDAASDAATLSREALDEDNKSTSRELWHELLGEEFPEYGSDDSDDDGERAVNFNTTSRRTNVTEHRFA